A window of Flavobacterium psychrophilum genomic DNA:
AAGATACCTGCGGATTACAATCCTGCGACCAGCCATGAGCCGCCAGCAATAGCCCAAATAGTAGGGTGATTTTTTTCATTTGTAATTATTGTTTTAGTTAGTGTTGCTAAGATAAAAAGTTAACTATATGATTGTCAGTAAAATATATTTATAACAAAATTTTATATATTGTTATTTTATTAAGTATTTCGCTGTTAAAATATTTAAGAATCACAAAAAGTGAACAATTTCATAAATTTTACCTATGGTCTTTTTGACTATAAGGTTGATTTTCTTATTGTTGTTGAAGGTGATAAAGTATTTTTTAAGGATAATTTGTTAAGTTTATTAAAAAATGATGTATTTTTCTTTATAAATGTTAAAATACGAAATCGATATATTCTTAATTTATAATCATCAATAGCCAAAGAGTGAGTAGCTATATAATTTCTTTGCCGTTCGTCATAAAATAGCTGCCGTTCGTCATAAATACATCGCTGTAAGAAAAATATTGAATTACATTTGACTCAACCTACCAATCAATCTGCCTTCGGGCCTAAAAAACTAAAATTATGGTATCAATTGCAGTTTTCGTTTTAAAGACTATGGTAAACCTGATCCTGTCATTATTTTAATGACTGAAAAATAAATCATCAATCATCAATCAAAAAAAATCAGGTTATTTTGAGTAGTTAAACAATCAGGCAATGCTTAAAAACATTGCCTGATCTTTTTTAGAATAATACTAAATGAATTTATTAAATAACGCTAAATATCATTTCTACACAGCTTCTGCATTCATCTTGTATGTGTTATGTTCGCTTACCTTGGGTAAGGTATCATATCGTATCAGGTATCCCGAAACTATGGGAGATTCATCGGTAGTTCCCTATTATATTTTTGAAGGTATTATTTGCGGCGTAGTTGCTTACCTGTTATCCAACATCCTGCTTTATTTTTTAGAACGCCTTATCGTATTTAACGATCTTAAGCGATCGGCAATATTAAAAATGCTTTTTATATTAACGGTTGTTGTTATAGGGTATAGCCTAATTATCTGGCCATTATTAGATTTTACCTACTACCTGCTTATGGGTAAGCATATGGCGGCTACACTTTTTATGATGATAATGAATGTGCCTTATTTTGGAGCAATATTTACCATTTGGCTATTTGTTATTATAACTATTAAAGCCTACCGACACATTAATGAAGTTAAAATAAGCCAGCTTCAGCTTGAATCTAATTTAAGAGATTCACAGCTAAACACGTTGAAAGGGCAAATTAATCCGCACTTTATGTTTAACAGCTTAAACAATATACGCGGACTTATATTAGAGGATGCACCACGGGCAAGAGATATGATAACGCGCCTTTCTGAAATGCTTCGTTACAGCCTTACAAAGAATGGTGTAAATACAATTCCTCTTAAAGAAGAATTGCAGACAGTAGATAACTATATTGAGGTTTCTAAAATTCAGTTTGAAGACAGATTAAATTTTGTGATAGATGTTAATCCGGAAACCATTAATACGGGTATTCCGCCAATGGTTATACAGATGCTGGTAGAAAATGCAGTAAAGCATGGTATAGGTAAAATTAAGGAAGGTGGAGAGGTTCGTTTAAGAGTTGATACTATAGATAATGATCTTGTGATTATAGTGCAGAATTCAGGCAAGCTTTTGATAACCGATGGTTCTACAAGGCTGGGGCTTGAAAATATAAAACAAAGGCTGTCGCTGCTTTATGGAAACAAAGCTTATTTTACCCTCGAGGAAAATAGTAATTTTGTCGAAGCTAAAATTATAATTCCACGAGCATGAGTAGCATAAGAACTGTAATAGTAGAAGATTCCCGCCTTGCACGGAATGAGCTGAAAGAGCTAATTAAAACGCATTCGGAAATTAACGTTATTGGCGAAGCAGAGAATGTTGATGATGCCTTTGCAATGATCAATGAATTGAAGCCGCAACTTATTTTCCTGGATATTAATATGCCGGGCAAAGATGGCTTTGAACTTTTAGAAATGCTGGATGATGTTCCTATCACCGTATTTACAACTGCTTTTGATGAATATGCTATAAAATCTTTCGAATACAACGCACTGGATTATCTGCTTAAGCCTATTAATGAGAAGAGGTTTTCGGATGCCGTTCAAAAAATAAAAGATAAAGTTAGTGATGTAAATGAACAGCCAACTCCATCGGCTGCGACACATCAGCTTACCGAAGAAAGCCAGATATTTATCAAGGATGGCGAAAAATGCTGGCTTGTAAAAATAGGTGAGGTGTTTTTATTTGAAATCGTAGGCAACTATACCCGCGTCTATTTTAAAGATTGCAAGCCTCTTATCTATAAGTCGCTTAATCAGATAGAAGAGCGACTGCCCGAAACAGTTTTCTTTAGGGTAAACAGGCAGCAGATTATTAATCTTAAATATATTAAATCGGTAGATAACTGGTTTAATGGCAAACTAAAAGCTACAATGAATGATGGCACCGAAATTGAGATTTCGAGGCGTCAATCGGCATTGTTTAAAGATATGCTTAGTTTATAACTAATCCCTGTAGCCTGGTCGTGGTGGTCTTCTGCTGGTATTAAATGGTCGTGCAGGGCCATTGTTCCCTCCTTGTGCCCTTCCGGGATTAGCAGGCCTGCGTGCAGCCGATATTCTTTGGGTAGGCTCTTCTTTAGGCAAACTTGCTTCCTCCGTTTTACTGGAAGGTTCAATAAGAGTATTTAACTCTTTAATCTCAGCAGATGTAAGTTCCCTGTAACGTCCAACAGGTACATCAAGCGATATGTTTATAATTCGTATACGTTTAAGTGCCGTAACATCATAGCCAAGATATTCTGTCATTCGCCTAATCTGGCGGTTTAAGCCCTGTGTAAGCACGATCCTGAAAATGTACTTACTAATTTGTTCCACCTTACATTTTCTGGTAACAGTATCTAGAATAGGTACGCCATTACCCATGCGTTGTATAAACCTGTCGGTAATGGGTCTGTTTACGGTAACAATATATTCTTTCTCGTGATTGTTCCTTGCGCGTAAAATCTTGTTTACGATATCACCATCATCGGTCATAAAAATAAGTCCTTCACTGGCTTTATCCAGCCTTCCTATTGGGAATATACGTTTTGGGTAATTAATATAATCTACAATATTGTCCCTTACGTCGGGGTTTGTAGTACATTCAATACCCACAGGTTTGTTGAAGGCAAGATATACATTGCTGCCTGCTTTTTCTTTAATAAGCTTTCCGTCAATACGTACTTCATCTTCCGGTGTTACTTTAGTTCCCATTTCAGGTACAATACCGTTTATGGTTACTCTTCCGTCTTCAATAAGCTTGTCGGCTTCCCTGCGCGAGCAGTAGCCGGTTTCAGATATATACTTGTTTAGGCGCTTCACTTCTTCCATACTGCAAAAGTAAGTTAAATTTTTACAATCTGTAACTGCATATAATTACTATATTGGTGCTGAAAAAGTTTAACAAATTGCTAAGAATTATGAAAAACAGAATTACTATTTTATTACTGGCCCTGTTTTCGGCGCTTTCCTATGCCCAAGATCGGAAGGGACAGTTGCACCTTACACCGCAGAGTGAATACCACCGGTTGTATGTTTCCTTTAAAAATATGCCATCTTCCGGTGAGAGATTAGCTTTGCCTGAAGAAAGCCTTGCTATGCTGGTAAGACAGTATAATGTCACTCCTCAACAAGCTTTTGATATACCGGAAGATAAATTTAAGGAATTGAGCTACATGGCAATTAAAAACACAGGCAGCAGTAAGTCTTTAGATAAACTTAAAAATATACAGGAGTTTAAAATTGAGAATCCTACCAATGAAAGAATGCTTGAATTGGCAATGGCTCTTGAAAAACTTGATAATGTTGAGTATTGCAGCCTTATGCCGCTTACTCCTGTAAAACCTCCGTACGACATTGCACCGGTAACACCATCTTTTGCAGATCAGCAGCTTTATGTTACCGATTACGGTGTTGATATGACATACGCTTGGGAGTTGGGACTAACGGGACAGGGTATTAATATTCGTGATATAGAATTTGGGTTTAATAAAGACCATGAAGAGTTTAACGAAAGAAATGTATCTGTTGGTGGTGGAATGATAATTTCAGATCAGGCGGAGGTTGGTTATACAGAACATGGTACAGGGGTTTTCGGAATAATGTATGCTGATAAAGAAGGTGATTATGGTGTGTCGGGACTTGCGTATGGCGCAAAAGAACTGCTGTTGTTTCCCGAATACGAACAGTTTGTAGGCTATAACAGGGTAAATGCAATTATGCAATCCATTATAAATTCTACAGAAGGTGATTTTATAATTTACGAATTACAGGCTACCGGTGCACTTGGCAAATATGGTCCTGCAGAATATGAAAATGTAGTATGGGATCTTACAAAAGCAGCGACTGATTCGGGTATTATAATTGTGGCAGCTGCCGGAAACGGTGCAGAAAATCTTGATGCACCCCAATATGCCTCATATAGAAATAGGGGAGACAGCGGAGCGATTATCGTTGGTGCAGGAAGCAATGACCTTAATCATGACAGGCTGGATTTTAGTACTTATGGTGAAAGGGTAGATTTGCAGGGGTGGGGAATGTGGGTGTTGTCATCCGGTTCAGGAGATGCCTACACCATTGCCAACGATTTTAACCAGACCTATACGTGGTTTAATGGTACGAGTTCTGCAACCCCAATAGTTGCATCTTGCGCTGTTGTGTTACAATCAAGGTATCATGACCTTACTAATGAATATATGACAGGCGCGGAACTTCGAGATCTTCTTAAATCTACAGGTATTCCTCAGGGTATGGGGGGTAATATAGGTCCGTTTCCTAATATGCCCCAGGCGCTTGCTGCATTAGATGTGTTGCTTGGTATTAATAGTGTTGATAAAGAAAGTTTTATTGCTTATCCAAACCCTGTAGAGGAAAATCTAACTATTGCGGGTAACTTTTCTACGAGCGTAAAAGCGGAAGTGTATAACGCAGTAGGTCAGCAGGTGTATGCTTCGGATAATATGAACGGAGCGATAGATTTTACAAACTTTTCAAAAGGTGTCTATATTGTAAAGATTACAGATAACGGAAAATCCGTCTCAAAGAAAATAGTAAAAAACTAGTATCGATAGAGCAATAAAAAAGGCGGAATGTGCATTCCGCCTTTTTTATTGCTCTTCAAATAAGAAAGAGTATATAGTATTGTATAAAGATGCGTCGTGCATACTGTGTCCTAGTCCTTTAGTGGTGATAAATCGCGCATCAGGCCAGGCAGCAGCAATTTTTTTACCCTCTTTATAAGATACTACAGTATCTTTTACATCGTGGGCAAGCAGTGCTTTAATTTTTATTTTTTTAGCGAAAAGGCTTCCTGAAAATTCATGTGTCTTAATCCTGAAATGCTCAAAAAAGTGTTTTTCTAAAAGCTGGAAAACATTACTGTTAAGGCTAAGCATGCCAACGTAATTTCTTAAGATCGTACTCAGGTCACTTGGTGCGCCTAAAATCACCATCTTCTTTATGTATTCGTTGGTGTAGTGCGATTGAAAATATATAGCCGTTGCTCCGCCAAGGGAATGACCTATAAGGTAATCCGGCTTTACAGATTCGGCAACCACATTTACAAGTTCTGCGTACTGCGGAATGTTGAATTCGTTTCCGGATGATAGTCCATGTGCAGGCGCGTCTACAGCAATAATAGTACTTCCTGATTTTTTAAGATAGCCGATAAGAAGCTCCCAGCGGGAAGCGTTGCTTTCCCATCCGTGAAGGAGCATCACTTTTGTAGCGTTGCCTTTCCATGTATAAGTCTGGAAAAGAAAATCGTTATGGGTTATCATTTCGGCTTCGGCCTCTTTAAGTATTTCGGGTAGTGCCTCTTTAATCAGCCTGCCGTCACGGGGATGGGTAAAATACTTATAGGCAAGCTGGCTGGCTTTCTTTGGATAGATATAGCCAAGCAGGTTTATATAAAGCCCAAGCGATTTGGAAATGAGAAAGGTTAGTAGTTTTTGCATCGCGGAGAGACAAAAAAAATCCCCCGCCGTGGCGGGGGATTTGATAATTATATTTTAGAGAACAATTGTTCCATTTTTTCTTTTTCTTCTTCAGCAAGAACGCTGTCTACAAGAATACGTCCGCTGTGCTCATCAGTAATGATCTTTTTACGGGCAGCAATTTCCATCTGAGTTTGTGGTGGAATTGTAAAGAAAGATCCTGCAGAAGCACCTCTTTCGATAGATACTACAGCAAGGCCGTTTCTAACGCTGGTTCTGATCCTGTTGTAAGCAGCAAGAAGTCTTTCTTCAATTAGCTCACGGTACTCAGCAGATTTTTCAGAAAGGAATGTTTCTTCTTTCTGAGTTTCAGCCATAATAGCATCAAGTTCAGATTTTTTGTGGCCAAGGTGAGATGATTTTGCATCAAGTCTTTCAGAAGATTGTGCAATAGTCTCTTTTTTGTGCTCAATAGAAGCTTTCATTTCTTTAATGTGCTTTTCAGCTAGCTGAATTTCAAGTTCCTGGAATTCTACCTCTTTAGTAAGAGAGTTGAATTCACGGTTGTTACGCACATTTTGTTGCTGTTCAGTATATTTTTTAATGGCTGCTTTGTGATCTTCAATAGCCACTTTTTTATCTTTAATCTGCTCTTCGATAGATTCAAGGTCTGTTTTCAGTTTTTCAAGCCTAGTGCTTAATCCGGCAACTTCGTCCTCAAGATCTTCCACCTCTAGCGGAAGTTCGCCTCTCACGTTCCTGATTTCGTCTATTCTTGAATCAATCAACTGTAAATCATAAAGTGCCCTTAATTTGTCCTCAACACTTAGTTCCTTGATATTCGCCATATTTATATGTACTTAACTGGATTTGTATTTCTTGCAATAAAATGAATGCAAAATTAGGGATTTTTTTCGTAAGATAATCAACTAAATAATTTTTTGTTGTAATGGTTGCAGAATAAATCTATATTCACCTCCTCAAAGCAATACCACCGATGTATCTACAGCATTTTTCCTATAAAGGTTTTAAACTATATCAAATACAGGGGCGATGAAACAGGATTATCGCCATGCGCAATAGAAAAACTGAATACGCTGGAAGAAGCTATGCGCAGAAAGACACAATCATCTAAATCTCGAAACAAACAAATACACGAAATTGTAGCGTCTAAATCGGCTTAGGGAATTTCTTGGATAGTGCTTATAATATTCCTTGTAGGTGCAGTAATAGTTGGTTTTATTGATGGTGTTACTATATCGTGGAACTGTTTTTCCAGCTACAGATATTTTACAGGATTAGTATTAATCCCAGTGATAATTACTTTCATATCTAAGTGTTTGCCGAGATAATCTGCAATATATTCCTGAATGTATCGTTCGCTTTCAAAATGACCAATATCGGCAAGTAAAAGTTTGCCTTCTGCCTCGTAAAACTGGTGGTATTTTAAGTCGGCGGTAAGAAAAGCATCTGCGCCAGAGCCTATAGCGTTTTTAATAGCGAAACTTCCCGACCCTCCGAGAACTGCTACTTTTTTAATTGTCCTGCCGTTAAAAGCACTGTGCCTAATTCCATCAGCCTGCATTTTTTCTTTTACAAAAAGAAGGAATTCTTTTTCATCCATTGGCTCTGCAAACTCTCCTATCATGCCAAGGCCTATATTTTGATGACTGTTATTCAGGTTGTAAATCTCATAGGCAACCTCTTCGTACACGTGATTGGTAAATAGCGCTTTCAGAATTTTACCTTCCAACTGTTTTTCGAAAGTTACTTCAATTTTAATCTCCTGTGCTTCTACAAATTCACCGGGTATGCCAATTTCAGGATTACTGTTTTCGTTACCCTGATATGTGCCTAAGCCTTGCGAATTGAAACTGCAATTTTCGTAATTGCCTATGCTGCCTGCACCTGCATTAAAAAGAGCGTTGCGCAATTTTTCAAGGTTTTCGAGTATAGTATAGGTTACCAGCTTGCGAATATGGTTTTCTTTAGGTATAAGTATCTTAGTGTTGATAAGTCCCAATGCATCGCAAAATATTTTATTCACTCCCTGCTGATGATTGTCTAGTGCAGTATGGACAGCATAAATGGCAATGTCATTTTTTATTGCTTTAATAACGGCGAGCTCTACATAATTTTTACCGGTTATCTTTTTTAATCCCGAAAACAAAATCGGGTGAAAGCATACTATCAGGTTACAATTGTTTTTAATTGCTTCGTCAATAACACCTTCAAGTGCATCATGGCATACCAGTATGCCTGTAGCCTCATCGTTTATATTTCCGGTAAGCAACCCAACATTATCAAAATCCTCAGCGTAGGCTAAGGGCGCCATAGTTTCTAGTACAAGTAGTATATCTTTAATTTGCATGATTGTCTGGTTTAATAGCAAAAATAAGATTTTAATACTGAAATATGATAAATCAGGATGATTGTCTGCTTTGGTGTAGTGAATATATATTTTATTAAGTAAATACTTGGTAAAATATTTGTAATTTAAGAAAAATGCTATATGTTTGCGCTCTAACCAAACTTTATTTTTATTATGAAAAAACTTAAAATTGCACTATTCTCGGTACTGGCACTTGGACTAACATTAACATCTTGTAGTGACGATGATAACAATGGTGGTGATGACACGAGTGCAAAGCTTGAAGGTAAATGGGTTTATGCTAAAGAAGGTGTGTCTGCAAATGGACAGGATGCTTTAATAGATTATGATCATACCGAAGGGTGTGATAAAGATTACATGGAAATTACAGCAACTACTGTTAAAGATGTGTGGTATAATAACAATGGAACTGCATGTGAAGAGGATTTTGATACTTCAACTTACACGAGAAATGGTAACACAATTACCGTTAAAGAAGGAGAAGAAACTTATACTAGCACGATTGAAAAATTAACTGCAAGCGAGCTTAGAATCAGTGATGAAGAAACTGAGAATGGTGTTACAGTTAAATATATCACTACTTACACAAGAAAGTAATTATTTCTGCTAATAGACAAGCGCCGTGAACACGGCGCTTTTTTTATGGCTTATAGTGAGATAATTTCCATATGGTTAATTTGAAAAAATTATCTTTGCTTATAAGCAACACTTTAACTGCCAATGAAATTTCTACGTAGGCTTTTGTTTCCTTTCTCTCTTATTTACCTGTTGGTAACAACAGTGCGTAATTTTTTCTACAATAAGGGAATTTTTAAATCGTATGGTTTCAATATTCCGGTAATTGCCATTGGTAATTTAAGTACTGGCGGTACGGGTAAAACACCTCAGACTGAATATTTAATACGTCTATTGTCTGATAACTATAAAGTAGCAACGCTTAGCCGTGGCTATAAAAGAAAATCTAAAGGTTTTGTTTTGGGCAGTACTACCAGCGATGCCAATATATTAGGCGATGAACCTTTTCAGTTTTATCAGAAATTCCCGCAGATAAGGGTGGCTGTGGATGCCGACAGAAAAAACGGAATCGAACAATTATTATCACTTTCCCCGAAACCACAAGTATTGCTTTTGGACGATGCCTACCAGCATAGAAGGGTTAAAGCGGGGCTATATATACTACTGACTTCGTATGGCGATATCTATCCTGATGATTTTCTTTTGCCGGCGGGTAACCTTCGTGAAGGCAGGGCGGGAGCAGATAGGGCAGCTGTTATTATTGTAACCAAATGTCCACCTGAATTGTCTCAAAATACGATGGATAGTATAGTGAAAAAGCTAAAGCCAAATCCTTCACAAAAAGTATATTTTACTTGTATAGAATATGATAGCTCCGTATATTCGGAAGAGCGGCAGCTTACTGAAGAAGAGGTGAAATCTACTGAAAAAGCATTGGTTGCAGGTATTGCAAAGCCACAGCCTTTTTTTGATCATTTGTATCAGCAAGGTGATGAAGTACTTGCTTATCCGGATCATCATGACTTTACAGATAAGGAGCTTGCAGAGTTAGAAGAAAAATCGAAAATAAAAATAATCGTTACTACCGAAAAAGATTATGTGAGGTTAAGAGGGAAGCTGCCTAAAAACAGGCTTTTCTACCTGCCTATAAAAAGCCGTTTTCTTACAGGGGCAAACGATTTTGATAATATTATTTTAAACTATGTGGGAAAAAGTACAGGAAACAGCAAAATACATTCTTGACAAGACTGGCTTTACGCCACGTTATGGTATAATTTTAGGATCGGGGCTTGGTAGCTTTACCGATGAAATAGAAATAGAACATATGCTGGAGTATACCGATATTCCAAACTTTCCAGTTTCAACGGTAGAAGGTCATTCCGGAAGCCTTGTGTTTGGAAAAATAGGGCAGAATAACGTGGTGGCTATGAAGGGCCGTTTTCATTATTACGAAGGCTATTCTATGGAAGAGGTTACTTTTCCGGTAAGGGTAATGAAGGCTTTAGGTGTAGATAAGCTTATTGTTTCTAATGCTTCGGGAGGTGTAAACTCTTTTTACAAGGTTGGTGATATCGTAATTATTTACGATCACATCAACTTTTTCCCTGAACATCCGTTGCGCGGAAAGAACGATGACCGTTTTGGCCCGCGATTTTTAAATATGCACGAAGCATACAGCCGTAAGATGATCGCCAAAGCAAAAGAAATTGCCGTTGCACAATCTATAGATGTTAAAGATGGTATTTACCTAGGTCTGCAGGGGCCTACATACGAGACAATGTCGGAATACCGAATGGTTAAAATTCTTGGCGCTGATTGCGTTGGTATGTCTACCGTGCCGGAAGTTATAGTGGCAAGACATATGAATATGGAATGTTTCGGACTTTCAGTTATTACCGATATGGGTAACGAGGAAGGTATCGAAACCCTTAGCCATGACGAAGTACTACAAGCTGCAAAAATGGCTGAACCGAAAGTAAAAGCGCTTATTAAAGAACTTATTATTAAGTATTAAAAAGCTAGCCACGAATTACAAAAATGCCACCGATTTAAAATTAGTGTAGATTATTGTAATTCGTGGCTTTTATATTTTACTTCTCCAAAAACAGTATAAGATCTATAATTCTTGACGAATAACCAATTTCGTTATCATACCATCCTACGACTTTTACCATCCTGTCAATAACAGATGTTAACTGGGAATCGAATAGGCATGAGTTACGGTTGCCAATGATATCTACAGATACTATGGGGTCTTCCGTGTAGGCCAATATTCCTTTCAGCTCGTTATCGGCGGCATTTTTAAAGGCGGCATTTATTTCATCAATACTTACTTCGCGTTTTACGTAGCATGTTATATCAGTTAATGAACCATCGGGTACAGGTACACGAATACCTCCGCCGCCAATTTTACCTTCAAACTGAGGAAAAATCTTTGTTAACGCTTTAGCAGCTCCCGTTGTTGTAGGGACAATAGACTGCGCTGCGCCACGTGCCCTTCTGAGGTCTTTATGAGGTTGGTCGTGCAGGCTTTGGTCTGTAGTGTAAGAGTGAACTGTAGTAATGTACGCCTGTTCAATACCGCAAAGGTCATTTATGATCTTCATCATTGGTGCGGCATTGTTTGTGGTACAGCTGGCGTTAGATATTACTTTTTCGGTACCGTCCAGTATGTGTTCGTTAACACCAAGAACAACAGTTTTAATACGGTCATCTTCCGGTGGTGCAGAAAGTATTACTTTCTTCGCTCCTGCATCAAGGTGTTTGCTGGCGTCTTCAAGGGTTTTGAATTTGCCTGTGGCTTCAATTACAATATCAATTTCGAGAGATTTCCAGTCCTGGTCGGCTGCATTTTTCTTTCTTAAGAAAGGGTAGGGCTTTCCGTCAATAACAATACTGTCTTCTGTGTGAGAAACCTCATAAGGCAAGATACCGTGAATACTGTCGTATTTTATAAGATGCGCCATAGTACGGGCATCGGCAATATCGTTTATTGCAACCACCTCAATAGACGGATGGTTAATTAAAAGCCTGAAAAGGTTTCGGCCTATGCGGCCAAAACCATTTATGGCAATTTTTGTTTTTTTATTCATTTCTGTAAAACCGTCAGCCGTAAACTGACAACTTTCAACTAATTATAAAATGTGTTTTTGTGCTTTGTATGATGAACGTACAAGTGCACCGCTCTCTACATGGCGGAAACCAAGTTCAAGTCCTATTTTTTCGTATTTTTCAAACTGCTCAGGAGTTATAAACTCTTTTACAGGAAGGTGTTTTTTACTCGGCTGAAGGTACTGCCCTATAGTAAGTACATCAAGGTTAACGCTTCTAAGGTCGTGCATTGTCTGAATCACTTCCTCTTCGGTTTCGCCAAGGCCAAGCATAATGCCCGATTTTGTACGGTTAATACCATTGGCTTTCAGGTAGCGTAATACTTCAAGGCTACGTTCGTATTTTGCCTGGATACGTACTTCACGGGTTAACCTTTTTACAGTTTCCATGTTGTGCGAAACCACTTCCGGTGCAACCTGTATAATACGGTCAATATTTCTTTCTATCCCCTGAAAATCGGGGATAAGAGTTTCAAGTGTAGTGTTTGGGTTCATCCTGCGGATAGCCTTAACGGTTTCCGCCCAAATAATAGATCCGCCATCTTTAAGGTCGTCACGGTCTACGCTGGTAACCACAGCATGCTTAATGTTCATAAGCTTAATAGAACGTGCTACTTTTTCGGGTTCATCCCAGTCTACCGTCTCAGGGCGTCC
This region includes:
- a CDS encoding transcriptional regulator; translation: MSSIRTVIVEDSRLARNELKELIKTHSEINVIGEAENVDDAFAMINELKPQLIFLDINMPGKDGFELLEMLDDVPITVFTTAFDEYAIKSFEYNALDYLLKPINEKRFSDAVQKIKDKVSDVNEQPTPSAATHQLTEESQIFIKDGEKCWLVKIGEVFLFEIVGNYTRVYFKDCKPLIYKSLNQIEERLPETVFFRVNRQQIINLKYIKSVDNWFNGKLKATMNDGTEIEISRRQSALFKDMLSL
- a CDS encoding histidine kinase — protein: MNLLNNAKYHFYTASAFILYVLCSLTLGKVSYRIRYPETMGDSSVVPYYIFEGIICGVVAYLLSNILLYFLERLIVFNDLKRSAILKMLFILTVVVIGYSLIIWPLLDFTYYLLMGKHMAATLFMMIMNVPYFGAIFTIWLFVIITIKAYRHINEVKISQLQLESNLRDSQLNTLKGQINPHFMFNSLNNIRGLILEDAPRARDMITRLSEMLRYSLTKNGVNTIPLKEELQTVDNYIEVSKIQFEDRLNFVIDVNPETINTGIPPMVIQMLVENAVKHGIGKIKEGGEVRLRVDTIDNDLVIIVQNSGKLLITDGSTRLGLENIKQRLSLLYGNKAYFTLEENSNFVEAKIIIPRA
- a CDS encoding purine nucleoside phosphorylase, with translation MWEKVQETAKYILDKTGFTPRYGIILGSGLGSFTDEIEIEHMLEYTDIPNFPVSTVEGHSGSLVFGKIGQNNVVAMKGRFHYYEGYSMEEVTFPVRVMKALGVDKLIVSNASGGVNSFYKVGDIVIIYDHINFFPEHPLRGKNDDRFGPRFLNMHEAYSRKMIAKAKEIAVAQSIDVKDGIYLGLQGPTYETMSEYRMVKILGADCVGMSTVPEVIVARHMNMECFGLSVITDMGNEEGIETLSHDEVLQAAKMAEPKVKALIKELIIKY
- a CDS encoding tetraacyldisaccharide 4'-kinase is translated as MKFLRRLLFPFSLIYLLVTTVRNFFYNKGIFKSYGFNIPVIAIGNLSTGGTGKTPQTEYLIRLLSDNYKVATLSRGYKRKSKGFVLGSTTSDANILGDEPFQFYQKFPQIRVAVDADRKNGIEQLLSLSPKPQVLLLDDAYQHRRVKAGLYILLTSYGDIYPDDFLLPAGNLREGRAGADRAAVIIVTKCPPELSQNTMDSIVKKLKPNPSQKVYFTCIEYDSSVYSEERQLTEEEVKSTEKALVAGIAKPQPFFDHLYQQGDEVLAYPDHHDFTDKELAELEEKSKIKIIVTTEKDYVRLRGKLPKNRLFYLPIKSRFLTGANDFDNIILNYVGKSTGNSKIHS
- a CDS encoding lipoyl synthase; protein product: METVLDTIRPTAANGLLTQKPKWLRVKLPTGKKYTELRGLVDKYKLHTICTSGSCPNMGECWGEGTATFMILGNTCTRSCGFCGVKTGRPETVDWDEPEKVARSIKLMNIKHAVVTSVDRDDLKDGGSIIWAETVKAIRRMNPNTTLETLIPDFQGIERNIDRIIQVAPEVVSHNMETVKRLTREVRIQAKYERSLEVLRYLKANGINRTKSGIMLGLGETEEEVIQTMHDLRSVNLDVLTIGQYLQPSKKHLPVKEFITPEQFEKYEKIGLELGFRHVESGALVRSSYKAQKHIL
- a CDS encoding alpha/beta hydrolase, which produces MQKLLTFLISKSLGLYINLLGYIYPKKASQLAYKYFTHPRDGRLIKEALPEILKEAEAEMITHNDFLFQTYTWKGNATKVMLLHGWESNASRWELLIGYLKKSGSTIIAVDAPAHGLSSGNEFNIPQYAELVNVVAESVKPDYLIGHSLGGATAIYFQSHYTNEYIKKMVILGAPSDLSTILRNYVGMLSLNSNVFQLLEKHFFEHFRIKTHEFSGSLFAKKIKIKALLAHDVKDTVVSYKEGKKIAAAWPDARFITTKGLGHSMHDASLYNTIYSFLFEEQ
- a CDS encoding NGG1p interacting factor NIF3, which encodes MQIKDILLVLETMAPLAYAEDFDNVGLLTGNINDEATGILVCHDALEGVIDEAIKNNCNLIVCFHPILFSGLKKITGKNYVELAVIKAIKNDIAIYAVHTALDNHQQGVNKIFCDALGLINTKILIPKENHIRKLVTYTILENLEKLRNALFNAGAGSIGNYENCSFNSQGLGTYQGNENSNPEIGIPGEFVEAQEIKIEVTFEKQLEGKILKALFTNHVYEEVAYEIYNLNNSHQNIGLGMIGEFAEPMDEKEFLLFVKEKMQADGIRHSAFNGRTIKKVAVLGGSGSFAIKNAIGSGADAFLTADLKYHQFYEAEGKLLLADIGHFESERYIQEYIADYLGKHLDMKVIITGINTNPVKYL
- a CDS encoding glyceraldehyde-3-phosphate dehydrogenase, translated to MNKKTKIAINGFGRIGRNLFRLLINHPSIEVVAINDIADARTMAHLIKYDSIHGILPYEVSHTEDSIVIDGKPYPFLRKKNAADQDWKSLEIDIVIEATGKFKTLEDASKHLDAGAKKVILSAPPEDDRIKTVVLGVNEHILDGTEKVISNASCTTNNAAPMMKIINDLCGIEQAYITTVHSYTTDQSLHDQPHKDLRRARGAAQSIVPTTTGAAKALTKIFPQFEGKIGGGGIRVPVPDGSLTDITCYVKREVSIDEINAAFKNAADNELKGILAYTEDPIVSVDIIGNRNSCLFDSQLTSVIDRMVKVVGWYDNEIGYSSRIIDLILFLEK